A genome region from Gadus chalcogrammus isolate NIFS_2021 chromosome 7, NIFS_Gcha_1.0, whole genome shotgun sequence includes the following:
- the dynlt3 gene encoding dynein light chain Tctex-type 3, translating to MEEYHPTDESSFNPDETTITIKECIDSIMGRVDYNQQQVNKWTSSICELSLTQLAKQGKPYKYIVNCAVMQKCGAGLHTANSCYWDTAMDGSCTVRWENRTMYCVVCVFAVAI from the exons ATGGAAGAATATCACCCGACTGACGAG AGCTCGTTCAACCCCGATgaaaccaccatcaccatcaaggAG tgcaTCGACAGCATCATGGGCCGGGTGGACTACAACCAGCAGCAGGTGAACAAGTGGACCTCGTCCATCTGCGAGCTGTCACTCACCCAGCTGGCCAAACAGGGGAAGCCCTACAAGTACATTG tgaACTGTGCGGTGATGCAGAAGTGTGGTGCCGGACTCCACACGGCCAACTCGTGCTACTGGGACACGGCCATGGACG GAAGCTGTACCGTCCGATGGGAGAACCGGACCATGTACTGCGTGGTCTGCGTGTTCGCTGTGGCCatttag